One Mesorhizobium loti genomic window carries:
- a CDS encoding ABC transporter permease, translating into MSNQIIQGVLLGGYYALIACGLSFMFSVMRIINLAHGSLAVFAAFALWWLASRFHVSPFVGLLIVLPLMAAIGWALQRFLLERSARGGALLPILTTFGLAIVIDNMLFEQFGADTRSLAPYIGSLSYDSWEWPGSIYVGKLAVIMFATAVILLGGLQLFLTRTRLGRSIRATSEDPDTAGLVGVDARRANAIAAAIAMVTVGLAGAFLGMRATFDPYAGAPQLLFAFEAAVIGGAGSLWSTLIGGIVLALAQTLGAQVHPQGFLIGGHAVFLVVLFVRLSTSGLGLRGLLRLPSRSAP; encoded by the coding sequence ATGAGCAACCAGATCATCCAGGGCGTCCTGCTCGGCGGCTATTACGCGCTGATCGCCTGCGGCCTGTCCTTCATGTTCTCGGTGATGCGCATCATCAACCTCGCCCACGGCAGCCTTGCCGTTTTCGCGGCCTTTGCCCTGTGGTGGCTGGCGTCGCGGTTCCATGTCTCGCCCTTTGTCGGCCTGCTGATCGTGTTGCCTCTGATGGCGGCGATCGGCTGGGCGCTGCAACGCTTCCTGCTCGAGCGCAGCGCGCGCGGCGGCGCGCTGCTGCCGATCCTGACCACGTTTGGCCTCGCCATCGTCATCGACAACATGCTGTTCGAGCAGTTCGGCGCCGATACGCGTTCGCTGGCGCCCTATATCGGCAGCCTGTCCTATGATTCCTGGGAGTGGCCGGGCAGCATCTATGTCGGCAAGCTAGCCGTGATCATGTTCGCCACCGCCGTGATCCTGCTCGGCGGGCTGCAACTGTTCCTCACCCGCACAAGGCTTGGCCGCTCGATCCGTGCCACCTCGGAAGATCCCGATACGGCCGGCCTGGTCGGCGTCGACGCGCGCCGCGCCAATGCCATCGCTGCCGCTATCGCCATGGTGACGGTCGGCCTTGCCGGCGCTTTCCTGGGCATGCGCGCCACCTTCGATCCCTATGCAGGCGCGCCGCAATTGCTGTTCGCCTTCGAAGCGGCGGTTATCGGCGGCGCCGGTTCGCTGTGGAGCACGCTGATCGGCGGCATCGTGCTGGCGCTGGCGCAGACACTCGGCGCGCAGGTGCATCCGCAAGGCTTTCTGATCGGCGGCCATGCCGTGTTCCTGGTCGTGCTGTTCGTGCGGCTTTCGACCTCCGGCCTCGGCCTGCGCGGTCTGTTGCGCCTGCCTTCCCGGAGCGCGCCATGA
- a CDS encoding ABC transporter ATP-binding protein: MSLLAVENLVVRHGLLQAVRGVSFSVERGETLALVGANGAGKTTLLRAIAGAHQPAAGRVLLDGADLTSVPSHRRVGMGIALVPEGRKLFVQMTVEENLLLGKTAGRRGDWSVDKVLEMFPNLKPRRHAKTGHLSGGEQQATAIGRALMSNPDVLLLDEVSLGLSPLIVDRVYSALQGLITSGTTIILVEQDLNRALSVSDRVICMLEGRVALEGPSKSVSRDDVTKAYFGLHRKSPGSVPA, translated from the coding sequence ATGAGCCTGCTGGCGGTCGAGAACCTAGTTGTCCGCCACGGCCTGCTGCAAGCGGTGCGCGGCGTGAGTTTCTCTGTCGAACGCGGCGAGACGCTGGCGCTGGTCGGCGCCAATGGCGCCGGCAAGACGACGCTGCTCAGGGCAATCGCCGGCGCGCATCAGCCGGCCGCCGGCCGCGTGCTGCTCGACGGCGCCGACCTCACCAGCGTGCCATCGCACAGGCGCGTCGGCATGGGCATCGCGCTGGTGCCGGAGGGGCGAAAGCTCTTCGTGCAGATGACGGTCGAAGAAAACCTGCTGCTCGGCAAGACCGCCGGCCGGCGGGGTGACTGGAGCGTCGACAAGGTGCTGGAGATGTTTCCCAATCTGAAGCCGCGCCGCCATGCCAAGACGGGCCATCTCTCGGGCGGCGAGCAGCAGGCGACGGCGATCGGCCGCGCGCTGATGAGCAATCCGGACGTGCTTTTGCTCGACGAGGTTTCGCTCGGCCTGTCGCCTCTGATCGTCGACCGCGTCTATTCCGCACTTCAGGGATTGATCACTTCCGGCACGACCATCATCCTGGTCGAACAGGACCTCAACCGCGCGCTGTCGGTTTCCGACAGGGTCATCTGCATGCTCGAGGGGCGTGTCGCGCTCGAAGGGCCGAGCAAGTCTGTATCGCGCGACGATGTAACGAAGGCCTATTTCGGCCTGCACCGGAAAAGCCCCGGGAGCGTTCCGGCATGA
- a CDS encoding ABC transporter ATP-binding protein has protein sequence MTHPQQQAVLAAAGIHKRFGALVVLDDVDFTMAADEAVGIVGPNGAGKTTLLSVLSGAFPPSAGTVRFKGGDVTALPATQRCRLGLVRTHQVPKPFSGMTTFENVFVAASHGAGLGRDEAYEEAFGSLKLCGMLGVANRRAETLGLLDRKRLELARALAARPTLLLLDEIGGGLTDGEAGELVDTIKELRRRKIGIVWIEHIVHILLQVAERLICMDAGKIIADGEPQAVMADPEVVRAYLGGGPK, from the coding sequence GTGACCCATCCGCAACAACAGGCTGTTCTCGCTGCCGCCGGCATCCACAAGCGCTTCGGCGCGCTTGTGGTGCTGGATGACGTCGACTTCACCATGGCAGCCGACGAGGCGGTCGGCATTGTTGGCCCGAACGGCGCCGGCAAGACCACGCTGCTCAGCGTGCTTTCAGGTGCCTTTCCGCCAAGTGCGGGCACGGTCCGCTTCAAGGGCGGCGACGTGACGGCGCTGCCGGCGACGCAGCGTTGCCGGCTCGGCCTGGTGCGCACGCATCAGGTGCCCAAACCGTTCAGCGGCATGACCACTTTCGAGAATGTCTTCGTTGCTGCCTCCCATGGCGCCGGCCTCGGCCGCGACGAAGCCTATGAGGAGGCGTTCGGTTCGCTGAAACTGTGCGGCATGCTGGGTGTTGCCAACCGCCGCGCCGAGACGCTCGGCCTGCTCGACCGCAAGCGGCTGGAACTGGCACGCGCGCTGGCGGCAAGGCCGACGCTGCTTTTGCTGGACGAGATCGGCGGCGGGCTGACCGACGGCGAAGCCGGTGAGCTGGTCGACACGATCAAGGAATTGCGCCGGCGCAAGATCGGCATCGTCTGGATCGAACACATCGTCCACATCCTGCTGCAGGTCGCCGAGCGGCTGATCTGCATGGATGCGGGAAAAATCATCGCCGACGGCGAGCCGCAAGCGGTGATGGCCGATCCCGAGGTCGTGCGCGCCTATCTCGGCGGAGGCCCGAAATGA
- a CDS encoding ABC transporter substrate binding protein, giving the protein MTYASGSRSNIRGVSRRQFIATSIAGGAALALGGGKAFAQAADTLKVGFVSPRTGPLAGFGQTDGYVLDLARKALAGGLEIGGKKYSVEILDQDTQSDPSRAGQLAKDLINNQAIDLMLAVSTPEVINPVADACEAAGVPCLSTVMPWEAWYFGRGAKPGAPSPFKWTYHFGFGVGEFFKTYISQWNLMETNKKVGVMYPNDADGNAIRANLAPLLAKQGFTIVDPGAYETGTTDYSSQIALFKQEGVEIFNSFPIPPDFAAFWRQAAQQGLIKQIKICQVAKTGLFPSDIEALGDLGMKISSAAYWHKAFPYKSPLTGVSGTELADGYEAASGKQWTQQLGASMSLLDAGFEALKASTNAKDKAAVAKALSTLKTETMIGKVDFTSGPVANVSPGPIIGTQWVAAKEGSKFPLDYVVTENATDPKVPVEAKLLPYNG; this is encoded by the coding sequence ATGACCTACGCTAGCGGTAGCAGATCCAATATTCGTGGCGTGTCTCGGCGCCAGTTCATTGCCACCTCGATTGCCGGCGGCGCGGCGCTCGCGCTCGGCGGCGGCAAGGCCTTCGCCCAGGCGGCCGACACGCTCAAGGTCGGCTTCGTCAGTCCGCGCACCGGGCCTCTGGCCGGCTTTGGCCAGACCGACGGCTATGTGCTCGATCTTGCCCGCAAGGCACTGGCCGGCGGCCTTGAGATCGGCGGCAAGAAATACAGTGTGGAAATCCTCGATCAGGACACGCAATCAGATCCCTCCCGCGCGGGCCAGCTCGCCAAGGACCTGATCAACAACCAGGCCATCGACCTGATGCTGGCGGTGTCGACGCCCGAAGTGATCAATCCGGTGGCCGATGCCTGCGAGGCCGCCGGCGTGCCGTGCCTGTCGACCGTCATGCCCTGGGAAGCCTGGTATTTCGGCCGAGGGGCCAAACCGGGCGCGCCCTCGCCGTTCAAATGGACCTATCATTTCGGCTTCGGCGTCGGCGAGTTCTTCAAGACCTACATCTCGCAATGGAACCTGATGGAGACCAATAAGAAGGTCGGCGTCATGTATCCCAACGATGCCGACGGCAACGCCATCCGTGCCAATCTGGCGCCACTGCTCGCCAAGCAAGGTTTTACCATTGTCGATCCCGGCGCCTATGAAACCGGGACCACCGACTATTCCTCGCAGATCGCGCTGTTCAAGCAGGAAGGCGTCGAGATCTTCAACTCCTTCCCGATCCCGCCTGACTTCGCCGCCTTCTGGCGCCAGGCGGCGCAGCAAGGGCTGATCAAGCAGATCAAGATCTGCCAGGTCGCCAAGACCGGACTGTTTCCGTCCGACATTGAGGCGCTCGGCGATCTCGGCATGAAGATTTCCAGCGCCGCCTACTGGCACAAGGCCTTCCCCTACAAGTCGCCGCTGACCGGCGTTTCGGGCACCGAACTCGCCGACGGCTACGAGGCGGCGAGCGGCAAGCAGTGGACGCAGCAGCTCGGCGCCTCGATGTCGCTGCTCGACGCCGGCTTCGAAGCGTTGAAGGCCAGCACCAACGCCAAGGACAAGGCGGCGGTGGCCAAGGCGCTGAGCACGCTCAAGACCGAGACGATGATCGGCAAGGTCGACTTCACCAGCGGACCGGTCGCCAATGTCTCGCCCGGCCCGATCATCGGCACGCAGTGGGTGGCCGCCAAGGAAGGCAGCAAATTCCCGCTCGACTATGTGGTGACCGAGAACGCCACCGATCCGAAAGTGCCCGTCGAAGCCAAGCTTCTGCCTTACAACGGCTGA
- a CDS encoding transcriptional regulator PcaQ, with the protein MAEGRIRFRHLQAFLEVARQGSVARAADFLHVSAPAVTKTLRELEEALGVAVVERDGRGIRVTRLGEIFLGHAGSAITALKRGVDSVRQDGAINRHPIRIGALPTVSAKVMPQAMSLFLRENTGAAIKIVTGENAVLLEQLRIGALDLVVGRLAAPENMTGFFFEHLYSEQVLFVVRAGHPLLEPGADIFARLDEFPVLMPTRESVIRPFVDRLFITNGMTAPATEIETVSDSFGRSFMRQSNAVWIISAGVVANEIASGAFVALPVDTEETKGPVGLTMRTDTAPSPAFTILLQTIREAARPGK; encoded by the coding sequence ATGGCCGAGGGCCGCATCCGCTTCCGTCATCTGCAGGCCTTCCTGGAGGTCGCGCGGCAAGGCAGCGTGGCCCGCGCCGCCGACTTCCTGCATGTCAGCGCGCCGGCGGTGACCAAGACGTTGCGTGAGTTGGAGGAGGCGCTCGGTGTCGCCGTCGTCGAGCGTGACGGGCGCGGCATCCGCGTCACAAGGCTCGGCGAGATCTTCCTCGGCCATGCCGGCTCGGCGATTACGGCGTTGAAGCGCGGCGTCGATTCCGTTCGCCAGGACGGCGCCATCAATCGCCATCCGATCCGCATCGGCGCGCTGCCGACAGTATCGGCGAAGGTCATGCCACAGGCCATGAGCCTGTTCCTCAGGGAAAACACCGGCGCCGCGATCAAGATCGTCACCGGCGAGAATGCCGTGCTGCTCGAACAATTGCGCATCGGCGCGCTCGATCTCGTCGTCGGTCGGCTGGCTGCGCCCGAAAACATGACCGGCTTCTTCTTCGAGCATCTCTATTCCGAACAGGTGCTGTTCGTGGTGCGGGCCGGACATCCCCTGCTCGAACCGGGAGCGGATATCTTCGCAAGGCTCGACGAATTCCCGGTGCTGATGCCGACCCGCGAATCCGTCATCCGCCCCTTCGTCGATCGCCTGTTCATCACCAATGGCATGACCGCGCCGGCGACCGAGATCGAAACCGTCTCGGACTCCTTCGGCCGCTCCTTCATGCGGCAGAGCAATGCGGTGTGGATCATTTCGGCCGGCGTGGTCGCCAACGAGATCGCCAGCGGCGCCTTCGTCGCCCTGCCGGTCGACACCGAGGAAACCAAGGGACCGGTCGGCCTGACGATGCGCACCGATACCGCGCCCTCGCCCGCCTTCACCATCCTGCTGCAGACCATTCGCGAGGCGGCAAGGCCGGGCAAGTGA
- a CDS encoding beta-ketoadipate enol-lactone hydrolase, with product MPFVTIGGITLHHRHVRAAGNARAIIFINSLGTDFRIWDDVVAALDGEMSWLVYDKRGHGLSDIGDIRSIDDHVDDLLGLVDHFGLEKVVLCGLSVGGMIAQGLYARRPEIVEAMILCDTAHKIGTNESWNTRIAVVERKGIQAIADGVLKVWFTPAFHTARVAELDGYWNMMTRQALAGYIGTCRAVRDADFTDAARRIAVPTLCVVGDQDGSTPPDLVRSLAALIPGARFEIIRDAGHIPCVEQPKALVALIRDFVASLAPGAQTNG from the coding sequence GTGCCATTCGTCACCATCGGCGGCATCACGCTGCATCACCGCCACGTCAGGGCGGCCGGCAATGCGCGCGCGATCATATTCATCAATTCGTTGGGCACCGACTTCCGGATCTGGGACGACGTTGTCGCTGCACTTGATGGCGAAATGTCTTGGCTGGTCTATGACAAGCGCGGCCACGGACTGTCCGACATCGGCGACATCAGGTCGATCGACGATCATGTCGACGATCTCTTGGGGCTCGTCGATCATTTCGGGTTGGAGAAGGTCGTGCTGTGCGGCCTGTCGGTCGGCGGCATGATCGCGCAAGGGCTCTATGCCAGGCGCCCGGAGATCGTCGAGGCCATGATCCTATGCGACACGGCCCACAAGATCGGTACCAACGAGAGCTGGAACACACGCATCGCGGTGGTTGAACGCAAGGGTATCCAGGCCATTGCCGACGGCGTGCTCAAAGTGTGGTTCACCCCCGCCTTCCATACCGCACGGGTGGCCGAGCTTGACGGCTATTGGAACATGATGACCCGGCAAGCACTCGCCGGCTACATCGGGACTTGCAGGGCCGTCCGCGACGCTGATTTTACTGACGCGGCGCGTCGCATCGCGGTGCCGACGCTCTGCGTCGTCGGCGACCAGGATGGCTCGACGCCGCCCGATCTCGTCCGCTCGCTGGCCGCTCTGATCCCCGGCGCGCGCTTCGAGATCATCCGCGACGCCGGGCACATTCCTTGCGTCGAACAGCCCAAAGCCCTGGTCGCGCTGATCCGCGATTTTGTCGCATCGCTTGCCCCTGGAGCACAAACCAATGGATGA
- a CDS encoding 4-carboxymuconolactone decarboxylase, with protein sequence MDEVPGNAARYRTGLAVRRAVLGDRHVDRAEVTATDFDQPFQELITEAAWGTVWSRPGLSKRERSIVTLALLAALGHDEEVALHVRATANTGATRDDICEAFLHVAIYAGVPAANRAFRIAKDVFSEMDGADNAS encoded by the coding sequence ATGGATGAAGTCCCCGGCAACGCAGCCAGATATCGCACCGGCCTCGCGGTGCGGCGCGCCGTGCTCGGCGACCGCCATGTCGACCGGGCCGAGGTCACCGCCACGGATTTCGACCAGCCTTTCCAGGAACTGATCACCGAGGCTGCCTGGGGGACGGTGTGGTCGCGGCCGGGTCTCAGCAAGCGCGAGCGCTCGATCGTCACGCTGGCGCTGCTGGCCGCACTCGGCCATGATGAAGAGGTCGCCCTGCATGTGCGAGCCACAGCCAACACCGGTGCCACGCGCGACGATATCTGCGAGGCGTTCCTGCATGTCGCCATCTATGCCGGCGTGCCGGCCGCCAACCGTGCCTTCAGGATAGCCAAGGACGTGTTTTCGGAAATGGACGGTGCCGACAATGCCAGCTGA
- a CDS encoding protocatechuate 34-dioxygenase subunit beta: MPAESGSNRRPETGAFFQRDRTWHPPALTPGYKSSVLRSPQKALLSFDNTLSEIAGPVFGHAMLGELDADLIHNFARPGESAIGERIIVHGRVLDERGVGVPGVLLEFWQANAGGRYRHKKDGYLAPLDPNFGGCGRTITGEDGGYAFRTVKPGPYPWPNGPNDWRPAHIHFSVFGHGFAQRLITQMYFEGDPLIWKCPIVRGIADKAAIEALTAILDTQATIPMDALAYKFDIVLRGRRSSLFENRLEGN, from the coding sequence ATGCCAGCTGAGTCAGGCTCGAACCGGAGGCCCGAGACCGGCGCCTTCTTCCAGCGCGACCGGACATGGCATCCGCCGGCCTTGACGCCGGGCTACAAGAGTTCGGTGCTGCGCTCGCCGCAGAAGGCGCTTTTGTCCTTCGACAACACGCTGTCGGAAATAGCCGGACCGGTCTTCGGCCATGCCATGCTCGGCGAACTGGACGCCGACCTGATCCACAATTTCGCCAGACCGGGCGAGAGCGCCATCGGCGAGCGCATCATCGTCCATGGCCGCGTGCTCGATGAGCGCGGGGTTGGCGTTCCCGGCGTGTTGCTCGAATTCTGGCAGGCCAATGCCGGCGGCCGCTACCGCCACAAGAAGGACGGCTATCTTGCGCCGCTCGATCCGAATTTCGGCGGCTGCGGCCGTACCATCACAGGCGAGGATGGTGGCTATGCCTTCCGCACCGTCAAGCCCGGGCCATATCCCTGGCCGAACGGGCCTAATGACTGGCGTCCGGCGCACATCCATTTCTCGGTTTTCGGCCATGGCTTTGCCCAGCGGCTGATCACGCAGATGTATTTCGAGGGCGACCCGCTGATCTGGAAATGCCCGATCGTGCGCGGCATCGCCGACAAGGCGGCCATCGAGGCACTGACGGCCATCCTCGACACGCAGGCGACGATCCCGATGGACGCGCTCGCCTACAAGTTCGACATCGTGCTGCGCGGGCGCCGTTCGTCGCTGTTCGAAAACCGGCTGGAGGGCAATTGA
- a CDS encoding protocatechuate 3,4-dioxygenase subunit alpha yields MAQSLDRLKESPSQTAGPYVHIGLTPNFCGVSGVYAADLGATMVNDKTKGERIGLKIRVLDGTGTPLKDALIEIWQADADGLYNSPAELRGAADANFQGWGRCPTDMDTGVCAFETIKPGRVPFRDGRLMAPHITLWIVARGINLGLHTRLYFSDEEKANGEDPILARIEHRIRVPTLIAERQGDTYVFDVHLQGEKETVFFDS; encoded by the coding sequence ATGGCGCAATCGCTCGACAGGCTGAAGGAGAGCCCCTCGCAGACCGCAGGCCCTTACGTCCATATCGGGCTGACGCCCAATTTCTGCGGCGTCAGTGGCGTCTATGCGGCCGATCTCGGCGCGACCATGGTCAACGACAAGACCAAAGGCGAGCGCATCGGACTCAAGATCCGTGTGCTCGACGGCACCGGCACGCCGCTCAAGGACGCGCTGATCGAGATATGGCAGGCGGATGCGGACGGGCTCTACAATTCGCCGGCCGAATTGCGCGGTGCCGCCGATGCAAACTTTCAGGGCTGGGGCCGCTGCCCAACCGACATGGACACCGGCGTCTGCGCCTTCGAGACGATCAAGCCCGGTCGTGTTCCGTTCCGGGATGGTCGCCTGATGGCGCCGCATATCACGCTGTGGATCGTCGCCCGCGGCATTAATCTTGGCCTGCACACACGGCTCTATTTCTCCGACGAGGAAAAGGCCAATGGCGAGGATCCGATCCTGGCGCGCATCGAGCACCGCATCCGCGTGCCGACGCTGATCGCCGAGCGCCAGGGCGACACCTACGTCTTCGACGTCCATCTCCAGGGGGAGAAGGAAACGGTCTTCTTCGACAGCTAG
- a CDS encoding 3-carboxy-cis,cis-muconate cycloisomerase, with the protein MTVSPFDHPLLSALLGDEEASRHFSVEAEIEAALAFESALAEAEAENGIISKDAAAAIVTALASFRPDTALLRAGVAKDGVMIPELVRQIRVTVGEPHGDKVHFGATSQDVIDTSLMLRLKAIVEHLGLLLTETVLRLTSLEERFGSRALTGMTRMQPAIPIRVTDRVTAWRAPLQRHQERLSDQSRRLLVVQFGGAAGTLEKFGDKGPAARAALAAKLGLADAPQWQSQRDALADFAGWLSLLTGSLGKFGQDIALMAQGGAEIALSGGGGSSAMPHKQNPVKAEALVALARFNATQLSGMHHALVHEQERSGAAWTLEWLLLPQMVVATAASLRLAAELAAQIESLGH; encoded by the coding sequence ATGACCGTATCGCCCTTCGACCATCCGTTGCTGTCCGCTCTCCTCGGTGACGAGGAGGCATCGAGGCATTTTTCCGTTGAAGCAGAAATCGAGGCGGCGCTGGCGTTCGAGAGCGCGCTGGCGGAGGCCGAGGCTGAGAACGGGATCATCAGCAAGGATGCAGCGGCAGCGATCGTGACCGCGCTAGCCTCCTTCAGGCCGGACACCGCCTTGCTGCGGGCCGGCGTCGCCAAGGACGGCGTCATGATTCCGGAACTGGTACGCCAGATCAGAGTGACGGTCGGCGAACCGCATGGCGACAAGGTGCATTTCGGTGCCACCAGCCAGGATGTCATCGACACGAGCCTGATGCTGCGGCTGAAAGCGATCGTCGAGCACCTCGGCCTGCTGCTGACCGAGACCGTTTTGCGCCTCACCTCGCTTGAAGAGCGCTTCGGGAGCAGGGCACTGACCGGCATGACCCGTATGCAGCCGGCGATCCCGATCAGAGTGACGGATCGCGTGACAGCCTGGCGTGCGCCGTTGCAGCGGCATCAGGAAAGGTTGTCGGATCAGTCCAGGCGCCTGCTGGTGGTGCAGTTCGGCGGCGCCGCCGGCACGCTGGAAAAGTTTGGCGACAAGGGGCCGGCGGCGCGCGCCGCGCTTGCTGCAAAACTCGGCCTTGCCGATGCGCCGCAATGGCAGAGCCAGCGCGACGCGCTCGCCGACTTTGCCGGCTGGCTGTCGCTGCTGACCGGCAGCCTCGGCAAGTTCGGCCAGGACATCGCGCTGATGGCGCAGGGTGGCGCCGAGATCGCGCTTTCCGGCGGGGGCGGCTCGTCGGCCATGCCGCACAAGCAGAACCCGGTGAAGGCCGAGGCGCTGGTGGCGCTGGCCCGCTTCAACGCAACGCAGCTTTCCGGCATGCATCATGCGCTGGTGCATGAGCAGGAGCGCTCGGGCGCAGCCTGGACGCTGGAATGGCTGCTACTGCCGCAGATGGTGGTGGCCACTGCCGCGTCGCTGCGACTCGCCGCCGAACTGGCAGCACAGATCGAAAGCCTCGGCCACTGA
- a CDS encoding 4-hydroxybenzoate 3-monooxygenase: protein MRTQVVIIGSGPSGLLLGQLLAGISVETVILERSSREHVLGRVRAGVLEQGTVELLEEAGAAARLHAEGLPHSGISLAFDGRLHRIDLAALTGGRHVTVYGQTEVTHDLMDKREAAGLVTVYEAADVALHDFDGAAPFVTYAKDGVSHRIDCDFIAGCDGYHGVSRRSVPGAALKTFERQYPFGWLGVLAEVPPADHELVYANHERGFALCSMRSTHRSRYYVQCPQDDRVEAWSDDRFWDELRRRLPERTAASVTIGPSFEKSIAPLRSFVAEPMRFGRLFLVGDAAHIVPPTGAKGLNLAAGDVRYLFAGLRDFYVDKSHAGIEAYSQKALARVWKAVRFSWWMTTMLHRFPDTGDFGQRIQEAELDYLVHSQAASTALAENYVGLPY from the coding sequence ATGCGCACCCAGGTCGTCATTATCGGGTCAGGGCCTTCCGGCCTGCTGCTTGGCCAACTTCTGGCCGGCATCAGCGTCGAGACGGTCATTCTCGAACGCTCGAGCCGCGAGCATGTGCTTGGCCGCGTGCGGGCAGGGGTGCTCGAACAGGGCACGGTCGAATTGCTGGAAGAGGCCGGCGCTGCCGCAAGGCTGCATGCCGAAGGCTTGCCGCATTCCGGCATTTCGCTGGCTTTCGATGGGCGCCTGCACCGCATCGATCTCGCCGCGCTCACCGGCGGCAGGCATGTCACCGTCTACGGCCAGACCGAGGTGACGCATGATCTGATGGACAAGCGCGAAGCAGCCGGCCTCGTCACCGTCTACGAGGCTGCTGATGTCGCGCTACACGATTTCGATGGCGCCGCACCGTTCGTCACCTATGCGAAGGACGGCGTCAGCCATCGCATCGATTGCGATTTCATCGCCGGCTGTGATGGCTATCACGGCGTCAGCCGCAGATCGGTGCCGGGTGCTGCGCTGAAAACCTTCGAGCGGCAGTATCCGTTCGGCTGGCTCGGCGTGCTGGCCGAAGTGCCGCCGGCCGATCACGAACTGGTCTACGCCAACCACGAGCGGGGTTTTGCGCTGTGCTCGATGCGCTCGACGCACCGCAGCCGCTACTATGTGCAGTGCCCGCAGGACGATCGCGTCGAGGCCTGGTCGGATGACCGCTTCTGGGACGAGTTGCGCCGCCGCTTGCCGGAACGGACCGCGGCAAGCGTCACCATCGGGCCATCCTTCGAAAAGTCGATCGCGCCGCTGCGCTCCTTCGTTGCCGAGCCGATGCGCTTCGGCCGGCTGTTCCTGGTCGGCGATGCCGCCCACATCGTGCCGCCGACCGGCGCCAAGGGCCTCAACCTCGCTGCCGGCGACGTGCGCTATCTCTTCGCTGGGTTGCGTGACTTCTACGTTGATAAATCCCACGCCGGGATCGAGGCCTATTCGCAAAAGGCGTTGGCGCGCGTGTGGAAGGCGGTGCGCTTTTCCTGGTGGATGACGACCATGCTGCATCGCTTTCCCGACACCGGGGATTTCGGCCAGCGTATCCAGGAAGCCGAACTCGACTATCTCGTGCACTCACAGGCGGCGTCGACCGCGCTCGCGGAGAACTATGTCGGGCTGCCGTACTGA
- a CDS encoding GntR family transcriptional regulator — MPKLVANDIATALKKRISSGEWIENGRMPPERDLASEFGVARNTVRRAVSFLEDDGTVVRHVGRGTFLTATNPASMAAVVGRMEGTSPADMMEIRQLLEPAAAAFAATNASAMELNAVREAHKIASESQDMPDFEHWDAEFHHRIFACSRNDFLKEIHNLMRILRNQAPWFEMKKRSFSEERRSIYCSEHQTILDALLRRDPESASQAMLAHLRTVERNLLGR; from the coding sequence ATGCCAAAGCTCGTCGCCAACGATATCGCCACCGCGCTGAAGAAACGCATTTCTTCCGGCGAATGGATCGAGAATGGCCGCATGCCACCGGAGCGCGACCTGGCGAGCGAATTCGGCGTGGCGCGCAACACGGTGCGGCGCGCCGTCTCCTTCCTCGAGGATGACGGCACCGTGGTGCGCCATGTCGGGCGCGGCACGTTCCTGACCGCCACCAACCCCGCTTCAATGGCGGCGGTTGTCGGCCGGATGGAAGGCACCAGCCCGGCCGACATGATGGAGATCCGGCAACTGCTGGAGCCGGCGGCAGCGGCCTTCGCCGCCACCAACGCCAGCGCCATGGAGCTCAACGCGGTGCGCGAGGCGCACAAGATCGCTTCGGAGTCGCAGGACATGCCGGACTTCGAGCATTGGGACGCGGAGTTCCACCACCGCATCTTCGCCTGCTCGCGCAACGACTTCCTCAAGGAGATCCACAATCTGATGCGCATCCTGCGCAATCAGGCGCCGTGGTTCGAAATGAAGAAGCGCTCCTTTTCCGAGGAGCGCCGCAGCATCTATTGCAGCGAACACCAGACGATTCTCGACGCACTGCTGCGCCGCGATCCCGAAAGCGCCAGCCAGGCCATGCTGGCGCATCTGAGAACCGTCGAGCGCAATCTGCTGGGGCGGTAA